TGGCGGCGACACCCGCGTCCTCGCCGTGCCCCGCTCCATCCGCTTCCGCGGTACGTACGTCGTGTCCATGCCTTGTTCCTGCTTTTAATGTCGCGGCGCGCTCAAGTCTCTTCTCCCCGGCGTGCAGATTTGAAGAAGAAGGTGGAGGAGATGTTCAAGACGGATGTGGCGGCCATCAAGTACCAGCTGCTCTCCTCCGACGACCTCGACGTGCTCGTCTCCGTCACCTGCGACGAGGACCTGGCCCACATGCTCGACGAGTACGACCGGTTCGAGGCGAAGCGGTCGCCGTCCGCGTCGCCCCGTTTCCGCGTCTACGTCTTCGTGCCGCACCAGGTCTCCGCCTCGTcggtcgccgccgccgtccccgccCCCGTCGCCTCTTCGCGCCACGTCAGCTACGCCCGCAACCAGCCGCACTACcatccccaccaccaccacctccagccGGAGCGGGAGCGCTACGTGGCCTCGGTGCCCGGCACGCCCGACGGAAGCCCGCCGTACCCGGACCAGCCCAACGGCGTCGCCTCGGCGGGGAACTCCCCGCGCGCCAACATCGTGGAGCAGGCCGTGTTCCGCGGCGGGATGCAGCGCGTCCGGAGCTCGCCCAACCTCGGCGGCCTGAACGCGGCACCGCTACCCTTCCATGACCACGCCGGGGACAGCCCCGGAGGCCTGGCTGGATACATGAGCGGCTCGCCCGTGCACCCGGGCGGCGGCCACATATTCTCGCAGGGCAGCTACAACCCCTACCGCAGCCCGCAGCCGCAGTACTCTCCGGCACCCGTGCCCGTGCCGCACCACGCCGGCGTGGCCGGGAGGTACGACGCGCGTGGCGGTTACGCGCGGGGCGGCAGCTACATGGCGGCGCCGCTGGCGCCAGCGCTCCGGTCTGGCCGGCCGGTCACCAGGAGCGGCGGGGCGCCGTACAGCGAGATGCAGGCGCCGAAGAAGACGGCGACGATATGGGACTGAGGTGGTTCTGCAGCGGTCGGTTCGGGTCGGGCGTTGGAGTTGGAGGCAGTAACTTGCGACTTGCTTGAGATGTAAATACATGGATACTTCCATGCGGCCTTGTTAGCAGGCTGTTTTGTGGTTGAAATGTTATCCAGGCTGAGAATTAACAAGTTTTCTTCACATATCAGGGCTCTCTGGCTGGAATGCCTGAACTGGTTTTCATTGTACACCAAACTGTCGATCGTTTTATGTTGAACGTTCGAACGTCTGCTTTGCTCGTCTTCCTCCCGCTTCACTGCTTCTTCTCTTAAGCAACAACTGTAGCAGAGTCGTCGTAGCAGTTCGATCGCCATAATAACCCTCGTTACAATGATTTTGATCGAAAATGCTTATGCTATCTTCTCTTAATAAGCAACAACTCTAGCGAAGTCGTCATTATCAACTTTAGTGATTTTTGTCGAAAAAGCTACTCTAGCAGAGTGGTAATCTATTTGGGGGCTATTGGGGTGTTTGGAGCGCGCTTCATTTTGAAAACGGTTTGCGGTGAGTAACATTTTCCCCTCACTCTACTCTTCCTGCCCTCGCGGTAGCACCGCATTTGACTGCTTCCAGCCGCCCTCAGTCCCCGCGGACGACGCCAtggacgccgcctcgacccccgcATGTTAGTCCATCGGTATAGAGTCAAATCTAGCGACTTTAATAGTTCCTTCACCTCCGATGACCGGCCACCACCGCCTAGGCCAACACTTCGTCCGCCCTACTGGCGCAGAGGTGGCAATCCCTATGCTACCGTGGCTTGGCGGCGGGACCCCCCTCCCGAATCGGTCTGGTCCTTAGCGAAGAGACCGAAGAAGAATGCGGGGAAGGCCGCACTATTGCCCTTGATTCTTCCAACGTCGGCGAAACGGGGACACCTTCCTAGTTGTACGCTAGACCAGAAACGGGCATGATGTAAAAAAAACTATCATTTGCCTAGTATTCATTTTTTGTTGGACTGAATGCGAGGTGACCGTGCAAAATTGTTGGCAAACATGCAATGCAATTTAGCGATAATTTGTGTNNNNNNNNNNNNNNNNNNNNNNNNNNNNNNNNNNNNNNNNNNNNNNNNNNNNNNNNNNNNNNNNNNNNNNNNNNNNNNNNNNNNNNNNNNNNNNNNNNNNNNNNNNNNNNNNNNNNNNNNNNNNNNNNNNNNNNNNNNNNNNNNNNNNNNNNNNNNNNNNNNNNNNNNAATGAATTGTTTCTCGATAGCATGATGTGCGATTCTGGGACAAATAATGTAGATCTCAAGGGCGCATTGTTGCCGCCTTTTGATCATGTGTACGCCCTTGATATGGAATTTAATTAATATGAGGCCTCTGGCTCGTCGAGGAAGAAAGGAGTTCGGGGAAGCAAACTTTAAGGCTGATGATGATATTGCTCTTGTTATGACATGTGAAGAATCTCTCTCGACGTAATCGCTGGGAAAGGTCAATCGAGTGCAAAGTATTAGAAGCGCATCAAGTACGGTTTCAAACATCATCTTGGGCGAAGAACATTTCGTACCCTGAAATCTTTCACAAACGAATGGGGTAGAGTTCAAGATATGTGCAACCATTGGTTGGGTTATTTGGAGCAATTGAAGCATGCTCCTCCTAGTGGTGCCACAATTGACCAATATGTAAGCAATCTTGTCGTTTTTCATTGCCACAATTGTGTTACTTTGGGCATTACCAACAAATGACCAAGCCGAAGGGAAATTTGTTTGGCCTCCAGCATTGTTGGAATTTGTTGGAAGGACTGGAGAAGTTGAAGACAAGAAACGATGATGGTGGTTCGAAACTGGGAGGAGCAACATTTCCTCCCCGAAGATGGACGATGGTCCTTGAGAGGAAAGGGAAAAAGTGCCTAGAAGTCCCACACTAGCGTCAAGCACAGGTTTGTCCGACAGGAGGAAGAGAGGAAAGGAGAAGCTCAAGAGAGAAGTAGAGGTGGATGCGATGAAGAAAAATATCAACGAGTTGGTGAGGACAAGAAATGAGTTTGCCGAGAAGATGAAGCAAGAAAAGTTAGAGATGGGGGAGAAGTAGAACCTAGAGAAAATGATGAGATGGAGTGCTATACAAGAGAGGAGACGAGGACCGGAAGAGATTGAGGCGCGGATGCTCCAAATTCGGATGAGCATGGAGGTGCTTAGCCTTCAAATTTAGGAGGTTCAGGGGACTACCGAATGCATAGCCAAGCATAATCGACTCGTCATGTTGGACTCGAGCCAAAGGTATCCAGTGGCATGAGAATTTTGGAGAAGACATAAATAGTGATCAGTAGGAGGGGATGGTGCAATAGCCAGCAACATATGATTTGTACATATCACCGGTTAATGTAGACCTCGAGGGCGCATTGTTGCCGCTTTTTGATCATGTGTATGCCCTTGATATGGAATTTGATCAATATGAGGCCTCTGGCTCGTCGAGGAAGAAAGGAGTTCGGGGAAGCAAACTTTAAGGCTGATGATGATATTGCTGTTGTTATGACATGGGAAGAATCTCTCTCGACGCAATCGCTGGGAAAGTTCAATCGAGTGCAAAGTATTAGAAGCGCATCAAGTACAGTTTCAAACATCATCTTGGGCGAAGAACATTTTGTACCCTGGAATCTTTCACAAACGAATGGGGTAGAGTTCAAGATATGTGCAACCATTGGTTGGGTTATTTGGAGCAATTGAAGCATGCTCCTCCTAGTGGTGCCACAATTGACCAATATGTAAGCAATCTTATCGTTTTTCATTGCCACAATTGTGTTACTTTGGGCATTACCAACAAATGACCAAGCCGAAGGGAAATTTGTTTGGCCTCCAACATTGTTGGAATTTGTTGGAAGGACTGGAGAAGTTGAAGACAAGAAATGATGATGGTGGTTCAAAACTGGGAGGAGCAACATTTCCTCCCCGAAGATGGAcgatggtgaagatgatgatggtcCTTGAGAGGAAAGGGAAAAAGTGCCTAGAAGTCCCACACTAGCGTCTAGCACAGGTTTGTTCGACAGTAGGAAGAGAGGAAAGGAGAAGCTCAAGAGAGAAGTAGAGGTGGATGCGATGAAGAAAAATATCAACGAGTCGGTGAGGACAAGAAACGAGTTTGCCGAGAAGATGAAGCAAGAAAAGTTAGAGATGGGGGAGAAGAAGAACCTAGAGAAAATGATGAGATGGAGTGATATACAAGAGAGGAGACGAGGACAGGAAGAGATTGAGGCGTGGATGCTCCAAATTCGGATGAACATGGAGGCGCTTAGCCTTCAAATTTAGGAGGTTCAGGGGACTACTGAATGCATAGCCAAGCATAATCGACTCGTCATGTTGGACTCGAGCCAAAGGTATCCAGTGGCATGAGAATTTTGGAGAAGACATCAATAGTGATCAGTAGGAGGGGATGGTGCAATAGCTGGCAACATATGATTTGTACAAATCACCGGTTAAATGTTTTTGTTCATGCAACTTGTTAAAACTATGTGCACCGATAAACAAAGCCGTGTCTCGAGCAACACCAGACGCCTTAGAAAACAGCACACCACCTTGACTTCCCCAATCAACGCACCATCCACCCATGATTTCCTAAAATAGGTTGGCGAGTAAGTGGCAGGACTTGGTCAGTCTCGAGAAAGGCCTCGTCTTGGATGCACCAACGAAAACGTACGTAACGCCCAGAAGCTCAACCTAGGGCAGCAACGAGCACCAAAGGATGGAAACACATGATCTCCACACACTGTCTCCATACCGATGCTCCCAACAGAGGAACTACGTCGAGAGCGCCGCCATCGCCGGTTCAAAACCGAACCTAGGCTTTCACCCGGAGACAATAACAAAACACCAAtgtgagggggggggggagatgtcgACATACCCGAGCGACACCTCCAAGGAGGGGAGTGACACCCACGTGCGCCGTCACCATCGACACCGCCCGTAGACAGACATGAATTTTTTCCGTAACATCACATGCCTCCAACCCCTCCCACCGGATTGGGGCAACACTGCCCAAGTTAGATCACATCGTCGCCACCGCAGCACCTCATCATCGTAGTCGAAACATAGTAGTCCACCACCGATGCGCATAGACAAGAGCATGCAACCCATATTCCACCTCCAGCACGACCCAGAGGCCGGAGCCCCGAGCCATCAATCCCCAGGCGCACCATCCCGGGCGCCATCACCACCGGCAGCTGACACACCAACTCTAGGCGGAAAATCACACCACGCTCGTGGCCCCAAGACTTGAAACGAGCCTTGAATGGGGCAAGATCTGACCCGCGCCACCACCAACCGGAACCTCCGCCCCGCCACCGCCAGGGGGGCCTAATGTACCGCCCAGACCACCGACGAACCTCCCACCACAATACCATCACCGCCACAGCCCACGATAACCTCCTTCGCCCTGGATATCATGCAGCAGCCACCTCCCTGCCTCCACCAAGCAATCCACCAGAGTGTGCCAGCACCTTTGCCGACCCACTTGCCTAACTCCGCCGCAACTCCCAGCCATACTCCGCCACACCGTTGCGCGCCTCCGGCGTGCGCTGCCGAATCCAGTCATCATCGTTGCTGCTCCTCCGTGTGCGGGAGTCCTGTCAGGACGCAACCACCACCCCCGCCACCTTTGGAGGCCGGGCGCCGCCGGCCAAGGGAGACAAAGGTGTGGCTTTTTTTTGTGTGCTCGGGTTTGTGGCCTACGCAGTCGCCCGCGTGAGTGACCCAGGATGAGCGCGAGAATATTGTCTTCGTAAATTATGGACGCTGAGATATGGGGACTCCGAGTTTGCGGCGTTGCCTGTCCAACCCTCCAATGCATAGTAAGAACACTCCATATGCATTATGGTGATCACAGATATGAAGACTCTGCTAGAGTTTCCCATCTCTACAACGTTTCTTTGTTAAAAGCATGTTTATACATTTCTCAGACTTCTCTTCTAGGTGAAAACACATTACCTGATCTGAGTGATTCGATCCAAGACGGTGGTGCTCGTGCGCCACACCTTTTTGAGGCATCTTTGTTGGACAATCTCTCTTGTTACCATATTGTTGCCATCTGTTGATAGCTTCGATATGAGTTTTGCGCTCAtccttttatttgtttcttttgtaATAATTTAGTTGTGTACTCCACCAATGTCTTGAGTAGTTCTTAATATCATATTATGCAGGGTTAGATGTAGTTGGTATcttatttttttaacacagtagaATCACATATTCtcacatacacacatacactcatTCATATGTATATACAATATCAAACAGTGCTTGATAGAAATCCCCATCTTGTTTACTACTTTGGATTTCAGTCGTATTGAATCCAAGGGTGGTGTGCGGTCAGCAATCCAGATAGGCTCTTGAGATGGGGATAGAACTCCGGACAAGGACACGACGTAGCTCAGCCGTACAGGTCTCGTCTCCGCAACCCTCTTCATGGTTGCGCATCCTCCCATTCCCATGTCTATCTGAGACCAGAAAGCTACAACCAGCCGCCCGCACTAAAGCACACACTATACATGACAACAAGCAACGCACCATCAACGGCAGTAgcgctaaggctggtcatagtggggagtaacttggactagtgtcatatgcatgacactagtctaagttactaccttcataatgcaaagtaacatagtactaGTGTTATATGTGGCCTCATTTAATAGCTTATAGACTCATGTtgtcttggaaagcgctatgttacattaatatattatgttactacttctcattaactacttgccacataagcaaaaaattctCGAGGTgtgctatgttactacctaagttactcccactatgactagcctaacaaTCCAAATGGATCACATAAGATAGCCGTTGTTAGGATCAGCTCAGCTAGTCGATTTCATTAATCTATCACTAGGATCAGCACTTCGGCTCAGCAGGTTTAATCCATTAACCCATGGGCCCTCGCGAGCAACGTCATTTTGACATAAAATTCTCTTTATAACTAGTAGACAAGCTACACAGGGCTTCTAGCCAAGTTTGGGCCTTCCAAGATCGGGTCGCTTGCCGCCCTTTTTCCCTAGATGTATATCCATCACTCCATCAGGAAAAAGGGATATTAGATATGTGCTGAGCCCTCTTCACgccttagggtgtgtttggtagcaTGCATGAAGAGTGTATAGGCCTAAAAGTTTCCTATCCGACCCACTTTTCTCTGTTTGGTAGACTGTATGGGCTCCCTTGGGCATAGTCGAACCGATGCTAAAAAGGGCCTCCACATAGCTGAGTCCAAGCACCCCACACAGCCCTGCCGGGTCGAGTGAGGCTGAGACTGCACAGGAGAAAAATCTCCCCCCGACCCACTTTCTCTCGAGCGACCACCCCGCCCTGCCCTCGCACGACCCGCTCCCCCTCCCCTCGCGCGACCCCATCTAACCTAGCCGCCAGCGCCCGCCCGCTGTCGATCCCCTCGCCCTACCCCGTTGCCGGGCCCCTCCTTCTTCAACCCCCCGCCGTCGTGTTGAAGGTGTACGTCACCGCCGCCCCGCCCGTACACCTGGCCGGTCCTCGACTCATCGCCGGCCCGCCCCTGCTCCTGGCCGTCCTcaactcgccgccgccaccgcgctgaAGGTAGAAGATCCGCCCGTCCCTTCCCTTCCCCCGCATTCCTCCTCTCTTCCTTCCCCTATCCGTCCTTCCTGCCTCGGCTCCCCACCTTGAACAGGGTAGAGCTCTTGTTGCTGTACAGGGAAGAACATAGAAGAGATCTTGTTCCTGACTCGGCTCCCCACCTTGAACAGGCTAGAGCTAAAGTGGAATAAGAGAGAATTGCTTATCATGCTTGTCATGCTGACAAAATTGCTTATCATAATTGGAATAGGAATTTACTGAACTATTTATCTCTGTTCATTGCTTGTCATGCTGAAAAATTATGGTGTGCTAAGTTTCCTGTTATTTGTTTGTATTGTCATAAATGGATGAATTGGCAAGAAAACGAAGGCAACTAATTGTGAGAGGAGCGGGTCTAGTGGCTGGATTGTATGCTTACATGATGGTCATGTTGAGAAGATCTAGGCAACAAACACCAAGGATAACCGTGGGAAGCACTGCCGATCGTGCCATATCTAGAGAGTCAAATTTGAGATACATTTACCACTCTAGTGACATAAATTGTTCAAATCAACTTAGAATGAGAAAAGCTCCATTTTTCCGTTTGTGTGCTATATTTAGAGAGAGAAATTTGTTGTTGGATAGCATCCATACTTCTATTGAGGAACAAGTTGCCATGTTTCTTTACGTAGTTGGCCATAACCAAAGGTATAGGACACTACAACCTATCTTTAGAAGATCTATCGAAGTCATTAGTAGGTATTTTAAGGCAGTGCTTTATGCTGTTGGGGAGTTGAGAGATGAGATGATTCGGCCTCCCTCCAACCATTGCCATCGTAAAATACAAGAAAGCACCCGCTTCAATCCATATTTCAAGGTAATTTTTTATTCAAACAAAGACAAACAATTGATGGGACTTATGAATAATAACCATTTGCCTTTATTAATTAGGATTGTGTTGGAGCAATAGATGGGACTCATGTGCTTGCTAGAGTCCCAAAAAGTATCTCAGCTGCCTTTAGGGGCAGAAAAGAGGGGACTACCCAAAATGTGATGGCCGCGGTAGACTTTGATCTAAAGTTTACCTATGTACTTGCGGGTTGGGAGGGGTCAGCTCATGATGCCCTTATACTTGCAAATGCATTGGAGAGGGAAGATGGGTTGAAAGTTCCTACAGGTAATAAGTTAGAGCCTACTACCTAAGTATATTAATATTTCTACCCATAGCTAATAGTTGCTTGTTCATAGGAAAATTCTTCCTTGTTGATGCGGGCTATGCCGTGAGGCCGAGTTTTCTTCCACCATACCATGGCATGAGGTACCACTTGAAAGAGTATGGTCGAGGGAACCATCCTCAAAATGCTAAAGAGTTGTTCAACTTAAGACACTCTTCTTTGAGGACATCGGTTGAAAGGGCTTTTGCCGCATACAAAAACCGTTGGAAGTTTGTCTACAATAAGCCATTCCATGGTTATAAGACCCAAGTCAAAGTAGTGCTAGCTTGTGCAATTCTTCACAATTGGGTACTTCAATATGGTGAGGATGAATATTTCCCGCCCGAGGAAACATGGGATCCGGAACCCAATGATGAAGATCCCAATGATATTGTCCATGATAATCATTCTTGGGCTCAGAAGCGAGATGAATTTGCAAATCATATGTGGGCAAATAGAGGGCTAGCAAACATTTGATGTATCATGTCTTCGTGTTGTAAAACAATTGATGTGTGACTTGGTGTTGTAAAACAATTGATgtattgctttatttatgtgctgaAATATGTTTTTGTGCTGCTGAAATATGCTTTTTAGGTGCTGGAATGTGTTATTTATGTGCTGAAATATGTTTTTGACTGCTGAAATATGCTTTTTTAGGTCCTGGAACATCATTTTTAGGTGCTGGAATGTGTTATTTATGTGCTGGAATATCATTTTAGGTGCTGGAATGTGTTATTTATGTGCTGAAATATGCTTTTGTCTGCTGGAATATCATTTTTTATGTGCTGGAATATCATTTTAGGTGCTGGAATGTGTTATTAACTTCTGGAATG
The sequence above is a segment of the Triticum dicoccoides isolate Atlit2015 ecotype Zavitan chromosome 1A, WEW_v2.0, whole genome shotgun sequence genome. Coding sequences within it:
- the LOC119280381 gene encoding uncharacterized protein LOC119280381 encodes the protein MEHAMPTMAAESEGATTDDDVHLSPTSVSSGGGGGGGGPPSVRFKILCSFGGRIMPRPSDGALKYIGGDTRVLAVPRSIRFRDLKKKVEEMFKTDVAAIKYQLLSSDDLDVLVSVTCDEDLAHMLDEYDRFEAKRSPSASPRFRVYVFVPHQVSASSVAAAVPAPVASSRHVSYARNQPHYHPHHHHLQPERERYVASVPGTPDGSPPYPDQPNGVASAGNSPRANIVEQAVFRGGMQRVRSSPNLGGLNAAPLPFHDHAGDSPGGLAGYMSGSPVHPGGGHIFSQGSYNPYRSPQPQYSPAPVPVPHHAGVAGRYDARGGYARGGSYMAAPLAPALRSGRPVTRSGGAPYSEMQAPKKTATIWD